TACGGGCGGCGAAGTACCAGCAAGcattgcggcgataccactgccgcaacatctgctCTAGGACACTCGAGACGGGCGAcctagtcctgaggcgggtcctctccagggaagggctgcataagctttcaccaatatgggagggcccgttcaaggtcgtccacatctccaggcctggcgccgtgcgcctggaaaCACAAGACGGGGTACcaatccaaaacgcctggaacatctagcacctccggaagttctacccgtgaagcaaggcccggagcctgtgaagaaggcccagtgcatgtgaagaatcgccgcctgtgacactctcacgtaataatgagttggggctgtacataccccagagtctcaggagcgctggcctcaggtcctggggctcccgcccacgcctagtggcagcacttagctccgtgctgatgagaagacttgaagactagattaggtgccggacgcgtcttttcatttgctttccatagttggcttgcttttccttaatcgaagtttgcttttggCATTCCTTGCTGATCTGACCCCCTCACCTCTCACTGGATTTTTCCGGCTTGGGTTCGCTCGCgttctctctctctcgcatgcctcgcgagggggctaggcaggtgccctcacgagcattttcttttcccttctctgccttctcgcgagccaccctcgttcgagcccaaaagctggtgtgattctcctagtccgtgcccctcgggtaccgcaacACAAAGCGCCAGGTCAGGGCCAGGGTGATCGACAAATCTTTTAGCGCACTTCCTAACGAGTTTTTGCAGTTCCCGAGCGAATGCAGGCCGCCAAGGCAAGATGTACACGAGGAAATGAGCGCCTCGTGAGGAAGAGGGCGTCCTGAatataccaggttaagttatcttcgCACGAAATAACGACACAACACGGGAACAACACGCATAGTGCAACAACCGAGGAACTATAGTTTGATACACGCCcccctgggcccatactggtttcattcttgatgcGGGAAAAAGAGTAAAAGAAAAGTGGCATTGCAGCAATCCGCGGAGGCAGACCCCTAGCGGCACCCCGAGCCTAGCCGGATCCTtcttcgcgcttcacggaggcgtgacgacgagatgacccactgccaccttcaaagcgggcgcggcggctggttgTAGCCACTGCTACTGGAACTGTCAccagaggaagagccgccgtagctggacaaGACATGGCCGCccccgagggcaggctcgccctcatcctcatcGCGGCCGTCCCCgagaccgagcacctcctcaccatcgttctcctcggggcagcacccggcgcggcgaccatcttccccaaacaccctcacgtagagggtcgatccaccatcgtactTAAAGTGGAGGGCGCACTGCCTGCCCAAgccacgcgcgcgggcgaacgtctgccagccgcgggccagagctatgttgcctgcGACGGAAGTCGCGACTGCAACCCAAGAAGCCTTGCTACAGCAACCACTCGCCTGCAGCCAGAGTCTGCCTGGaccggaggccggcagctcgtcggcgaagaagcgcggaagtgggagccagttgccggtcgggttctccgaccagatgaCAAACTCCGGCGACACTTCCATCGTGTGGAAGCacggaccgggggggggggggccacCAGAGCACGCCTCCCCTCGTCAACTGGATCGCCATGGCTGGGATGACCCCTCCGCGTGTCGCGGCGCTGCTCCGACGGTGGGCCGCGGCAGGGGACGCGGTGCGCTTGCGCGAACGGCCGCGCCCGCGCTTGGGccccggggagccgggtccctcgcgaggggccttttccttctcggcggcggagaacTTCTTTCGTGGCGCCATTGGTGACACTGCAAGCAATGGAGTGAAGAAGAaacaagcaagcgaggaagagatgggcgacggggactccgccccctccccatttatagcaagagaaggccaaccggcgcctcccacgatcgcaggtaatgatggttctcCTTGCATGTCTCAgagacttgtcaagtcgtgcagttgccgaggcagtgtggggaaacggagacgcccacgtccaatcaaccgccacgcgacaaccgaggacgcaggcttttgggggcccgcggtgctccgtacttgacccttggcttcgccgtgaagccaagcccgagcgtaccttgggcccgggggctactgtcggtgttctgggaatgggggtccccagacttgcctgcctgcggcctgcggcgtgactaagccagcaggccgtatggcccatcttcatctacaaggcatccaagaccctcgcgaggggccaagcctcgcgaggcggacgacacaagacctcctctggagtggcctggtcgggcaggctcacgaggggcggagataacaaggcgaggcaaacctcatgaggctctcgtgacgtgagccatgacgatcgacaccaggcgggcgccagcgcgcgcagcgtccttgtttcctctttgatgctaaggaggccagcgcaggcgaggagtaccgaggcatcaggcaaaggttgccatatctgtgcaacaagaccaagaccagaaggacggcaagacggaggtcattgtggagcccaagacggcgtcaccaccagagcctttcgcaggcggagaccacctttgtcaggatagcttgtactagctgccccccttcaaatttgcccgccgttgttggctcccttcccgctcaatatttggaaagaggaccagggcctctataaataggactagccaccaccataggcagggaCGGGTCAGCAAGATCATCCCCacacacacaagttagccaagcacgagaacacctcaccctcaggaggctgttctttccattgtattgttcatcatcagcccaagaggcaatccaccaccaccacactggagtagggtattacaccacaatggtggcccgaaccagtataaatcttgtgtctttctgtgttgcgagttcgtccgcgagatcttagcgagctagagcatagatcggtgggaggaaaagacttcgcgcgcgccccagtgttcgaaccttaagggtttgccggaaccccatatcCGACAGTATTACCTCTCGTTGACAAAACCCTTCTCTCCGGACTGGTAGGTATCCACGGGTCTCTCCATATATCAATTGACTCGCCGTTTCCTACCCTCCAAACATAACTTCTTTtgaaaaatttcagaaaatactaTCTGAGATAGAGAACCGACGTATTTTGTTTCATagtccctccatttctaaatataagcccttttaaagatttcaatatgaGCTACATGCggacgtatatagacatattttagagtgtagattcattcgttTACCCCGTATGTAGTCCGCATTataatctctaaaaggtcttatgtttaattaattttttttgtTTAGGCAATAACGTAAGCTAGAACTTTGGGTCCTTCTCCTAAAAAAAGAACTTTGGGTCcatcatttatttatttatgataaaaaactttgggtgcttcattgtaTCAAGTGTGGTAATTTGCGATGTAATACTATTTTGAATGTCTGCACCCGGAACGCAGCAATACCTTATCTCGCTCACAAACTCGCCGCAAAACACTGTATACGTGAAGCACTCTGGACGTCTAAAACAAATACACAAAAAAGGGACCTTGGGGGGCAGACTGGATGCAAAAAGAACATTCTTCTTCTATTATTGGCACACTAGCAAGTACCAAGTGCAAACCTGCTACGCAATCCTAGTAGTACAAACTAACGTggtatgtttattattcatgtacTTGTTCATCCACTCGCTCatcaaataataattaattaatttcctgggcatggccGTATTCATCTCCGCAGGCCGAGGAAGGTGAAGATGAAGCGGACGTAGTCGTAGCGGAAGAGGTGGCGCATCATGGCGATCTTCTGCTCGTCCCACGGCGGGTACCTCAGCATGGCCTCCACCAGGAATCCCCGCCGCAGCACCGCCTTCTTGTGGCTGAACATCTCGAAGGAGTACTTGCCGTGGTACTGCCCGAACCCGCTCTGCCCCACGCCGCCGAACGGCAGCGTGTCCACCCCGAACTGCACGCATGCAAATCCATCGAGGCGCCATGGTTAAACCACGTACTACCGGTCAGAAGAAAATGTAGCTCTAGTtggtacgggcggcgcggcgtaCCTGTACGACGGCGTCGTTGAAGGTGACGCTCCCCGACGACgtctcctccacgatccggcgcttCAGCGGCGCGCTGTCGGTGAAGGCGTACACGGCCAGCGGCTTCGGCCGCGCCCTCACGAACGCGATGCTGTCCTCGATCTTCTTCACCTGTACCACAGGGAGACACCATTTTCATTCATCTTCTTCGCCCTTGGTTTTGGTGTTGGGTTAGCAGTAGTAATTGGTACCGTGATGATGGGGAGCAGAGGGCCGAAGATCTCCTCGGTCATGATCGCGGAGTCCAGCGGCGGGTTCAGCAGTATTGTCGGCTCGATGGACCTGATGAAGTCTTCTTTGATGAGGACGGAGACGAGGAAAACTAATTAATATGCAGATGGGTTCAGGGTGCACTTACAGGTTCTTGGCGTCCAAGCCGCCGCCGTGCAGGACGGATGCCGCCACCGCCGGGTCCTTGAGGAGGTTACTCAGCCGCTGGAAATGCCGCCCGTTGACGATCCGCGCCATCTGGTCCGAGTCGGCGATGAACCTCTTCAGCGTCGACTtgagcaccttgatcttcatcatcaGCCAAGAGAAACGAGCACGCGACGTGTGGTTAGGATGATCTGATCGAGAATTACATAGCCATCAGACAAAACCGTGCGTGCGTGGGTACCAGGGTGGGCGCGAATCGCTCCTCGACGAGCACGTAGTCGATGGCGATGCAGGCCTGGCCGGCGCAGGACGACCACTTGGCGAAGATCACGCGGTTCACCGAGGTCTGGAGGTTCCTCCTGCCGGCGACGGCGTCGAAGATGCAGGGGCACTTCCCGCCCAGCTCCAGCGCCACGGGCGTCAGgtgcttcgccgccgccgccatcaccacgCGCGCCACGCGCGGGCACCCTGCCAATGCCAAGGGTTGCACCTGATTTGCACCATCAGTGGAATTAGCAGCGCTTGTCATTCAGTTGGTTTACTGTACCGGTGAAGAGGACCTTGTCCCATCTGTGCTCCATGAGCTGCTCCCCCACCGCGGGGCCGCCCTGGATGACCTTCACCGCCGTGGCGTCCAGGTACTCGCCTATGTTCTCCTCCAGGAACCTGGCCGTGGCCGGCGCCAGCTCCGACGGCTTCAGCGCCACGGCGTTCCCGGCCGCTATGGCCCCGATCAGCGGCTCCAGAGACAGACCTGCGCACGTACATACACACTGACCATGCATCATGCATGCATTGACGATGTAGTGACACAGAGAATTAGACTGGTTTCCTCGTTCAGTACGTACTGTACGTTAGCAGGTACCCTATCGATCCATTTCCATTGACCAACTTTGAGCAAGCATGGTAACTCTAGGACGGCCGGTTTTAACCATTACTGGTGAGACCAGCGAGGTGAAGTTTTAAGTTTTTTGCCCCAGCAGCGGAGGTGGTACCAGTGTCCATGCCTGCCAGGTCGTCAATGCGATCTTTGGCGTAACCGGACAGGGTGTAATTTGAGATGTGCTACAGGATAAAGTTACGACAGCGTGGTGCGTTGCGTCCGTTCCATAGGCAGTGGACCAGCAGCTTATTACCTCCCGGGATCTAGGGCATACCACGACACCACACAAGCTTATGTACGTCGCTGACGGAGGTAGATCCATGCGATAACAGTACGTACGTAGTGAAACCTCTCGAACTGCAAGCGCTGTCGCACGGCATGTGCGCTGAACTAGCGACTCTAGCGTAGCGTATGACTCTTCATTAAAAGGGCATGGCTCAATCAGGGCCGGGGCTTCACCGACGCGCAAACGGACGAGGGAAGGCACATGGAAGAAATTGAAGGCGCTTGGACGGAGGCCGCGGATTGGGGGAGAAATAGAATAAGGTGGTTCTCCCTGGTCCATATGCGATCCAAGAAAAGTCCTTTGCCTCCTCCGTTGGTCCCTTCACTCTCGGCTGGTGAGATGGTTACCCCTCTGTCGTACTACATGGCACTCACGACAGGACACAAGTGTTTTGTTTAGACTGATGAACATCGGCGACATATTACCATGTCACTCGAAAATAACCACTATTTTTAGTACAATGCTAGATTTACTACAATATTTTCTGCGAACTGCGTCATCTTTAGCCTGGGTGTTTGAAGAAATCACCATTCACccgcaaagagagagagagagagaaaatgaaatCGCCATTGAACCCTCAATAAAAAAGTCGCCATCAAACAAGAGAGAATATCAATATTGACATGGCTTGCgtactctttttttaggggacatgGCTTACGTAATCTTGAAGGGATTGCCGACGTAGTAAACACAGCCGACGGACGATTCCTCATCTTTTTATTGTGATAAAATGAATTCATATTCTTTCAGCCATCGGATGATTATCGGACCGCCGAGAAGGCAAGTAGTGGCCGTAAATCTGCTTTATAATTCAGCTAACGTGTGCTACATGGCAAATCAGGTAAGGAGTTCGAGCTAGGCGAGTGTATGCTGTGTTGTATCCTCTCCCACTTCCGCCTCTCTTATCTATGTTACTCTTGTTTTCTCCTATCTATCGatgaaatgatacgcaagctttgcgtattcgcgaaaagaAATCGACCCATTTTGATGAACTGTCCCTATTGAAGTGGTATTGGAGTACTGGACTCCCTAGGGCAGAGAGACTGATGAGGTGGTTCACTTCTGTATGTGCAGCTATCACAACAGCGACGTGCTAATTCATGCACCGATGGACGTATAGTTCCATAGCCTAGCTGGTACGCAACGCATGTGTCTGCTATATGGAGGGAAATTAAGTGGACCAGTGAGCGAAACTGTCAAACTTCAGCGGACCCATGAGGCATGAGCGGAAATGTGAAATTCAGGGATATCACTCAGTGGAAATGTGAAATTCAGTAATACTATGATTGAATGGACCATTTCTTTTTACTGCCGATAGGAGTTGAGCCATTTTTCTCGCGGTCTCACGAGTGGGAAGTCACTGTATCGTACTGTACCACCCTAGTTCTTGAGTGCAAGATTAATCGTGCTACAACTCGTGAGAAGAGAAACGAAGGAGTACAGTAGCTAAATTGGCAAAAAGTACAACGTACTGGTACTAGTTAAAATGAGAGATTGGTTGTCAATCAAATATAGGAGTAGTGCTTACCCAGGGGGAAGTTCCAGCAGGAGAAGATGAGGACGACCCCGAGCGGCTCCGGCACCACCTGCGCGCTCGCCGGGAACGCCACCAGCGGCACCCAGACCTGCGCCCCCATCCATGACACAGCGGAGTTAGGTTCCAAAGCAGCTGGTGTGCGACTGCAAACGAACAGTATGCATTGTAGAGTGACCAATAGTGAGTCGAGCTTGCCTTCTCCGGCGCCGCCCATTTCCCGATCTCCCGCAGCGCGGCGTTGGCCGACTTGGTGAGCACGCCTACCTAAACACCCCCAAAACCACCGGCATAGTTCAGATTGTATGTATGGACGGCTGCGAGCGCGGCGTACGACGACGACGACGTGCGACGGTGCAGATGAGATGAGACGAAGGGGGAAGAACCTCGTCTCTGTAGGCCTCGGCGCGGTGCTTGCCGAGGTCGTCGTGGAGCGCGCGGaacgcctcctcctccttgtcggCGAGGAGCCGGAGGAGGCCACGCAGCTGGGACTGCCGCCACGACAGGGGCCGGGTCCTGCCGCTCTCGAAGGTCGCCCGCAGCTCGCCCAGGCGGCGCTCCACCGCCTGTGGCGCCACCGCCGCACCGATCTCCTCTACGCTGGTCGCCATTGAGCCCATGCTCTccgctctccctccctctcgatcTCACTCGCTCGCTCAGTTCTGCTGCTCCAGTGCTCCACTGTGAGTTTTTGCTCCACCGTGAGTGTGAGCAAGTGACGGCTCGCTCGCCGGTAGGCCCATTTATCGCGACGGTCTCGCGCCCATGCTGCGCACGGGGCTTCAATGCGGGTACCGGCGCAGTCGACTGCAATTATTTTCCCCATTAATGCGGTTACTGCAGCTCGGGTTTGATTGGTGTACCATTGCCGTAAGTGCATCTTCAGAGTCGGGTGTAGGTTGGCCGGCATTGATCCTTGGAGAGCGTGCATCCTCATTCCGCGGCCCGCTGCTTCGTTTGTTGAATGCATGATATGATTGGGCATGGCGCATGGTCCGGTTGGGAACTGGCGACGTGCACGCATATGCGTTCGTATCAAGTGTGCATCACGTTGCGCATTTTCTTACATGAACGCTGTACGAACTTCCTTCGTACCCGTGCATTGGACATCTTAGGTGAtgcattagagcaactccaacgaggCGACCCAAATGGACGATGATTTCGttcgttttttgtccgtttgggtcggccgcccgtccGGCGTCCGCCCTGTTTTAGATATGGGTCGGTAGCGCGCCtaacgcgccgacccatatgtgccggCGTGGTCGGCTAGCCGTCTTATTTTGCATTGATGAATTTGCATTTAAATATACAGTCAAATAACATAGTTTGAACCGAATAAaatagcatagttttacaagccgaataaaaataaaaatgtctcGCATAGTTCTCAtatagttttgcaaacgaataaaagaagatacatttattggttgccaacatgagtccacaCATGCTCAATCAAATCACTTTatagttgcacgtgagtttcccaatcacgtgACATGATGAAATTGagtgaactgttcaaacgttgccgctcctccatACTCAGGCACAatattctcaccctgaaactgaaacccttgatcgtacagacgttccgggcgctcgtcttctacgatcatattgtgcatgatcacacaagcagtcatcacctcccacagtttctgcgtgctccaggtattagcagAATACATAACGATGCctcatcgagattgcaaaacaccaaaggcacgctcgacatccttcctagcactctcttgctcttgggcaaatcttttcctcttctttcCGACGGGGTTGGgcattgtcttgacaatagtggtccactgaggatagatgccgtcacccaggtagtatcatttgtcgtagttgtggccgttgacagtaaagttcaccggtgggctgttgccttcggcaagcctagcaaacaccggcgagcgttgaagcacgttgatatcattgtgtgccggccatgccaaagaaagagtgctagattcagagatcttgagacgccacgacctctagtatgacagtgcaagccctgacatggcccttatactgcccttgccaagtagaagggcagttcttccactcccagtgcatgcagtccatactgccaagcatccctgggaaacccctgctggcattcatcgccaacgaAACAGGATGTATCTTCagcagtcggctctctcaagtactcagggtcaaacacaacaataacaaccttgtagaacttatacagggactctaggcatgtagactcgctcatacggacgtactcgtcaatgagatcaccgggcactccgtatgcaagcattcggatggcggcagtgcatttctgataagaggagaaaccaatcttgccaacgacatcctctttgcactcgaaatagtcatcatagccgaccaccccctctTCAATACGGTtaaaaagatgcctactcatacggaaacggcggcggaatttttgatgtttgaacaacgggtttgttgtatcaaagtagtcctttcaaagaaggaaatgcccgctctctcgtttatgattcaacgccggaaggtggcctggaatggagccacggaacaacggctgccggctgttgaggtggtgatggaccaacacgacagccaatatcttctcctcgtcatcggacgacgaatcgtcggaatcgcaaaggaaattgtgaaaaaagaactcgtcggcggagtccattttgtaccttggcaaaccgTCGAACAACTTGCGGGCGTCGACGAAGGGAGTCGCGGCGCGCACAAACTAGCTAGCTGCCCTACCGGCGTCCAACGAGTGGgtcggcgtccgacgagcgtgccggtgaggatctggccggggcggcgaggcgactTCTTGGTCGAGGGCGACtgtgtggtggggggcgcgggggtggGAAGAAGTCGGCTCCCCGGGGGCAAGACAGCGGTGGCGGGCGACGTGGGAGTGGGCGGtgttgctgggcggatgtggaggcacCGACAACTGGCAGAGTCGCGGCAAAAATGGACAGCGGCGTCGGCGATgaaggaggcgggcgagggttgCTGTTGGATGGGGGGAGACCAATATGCCACTGACCAGCGGTCCCGAGGGAGGAGAAGGCAAGCGTGCGCGAGTCCatcgcgtgtccgcgccgacgcaaatccggctcaaaaatggattgggaatgggtcgcccgcggacgaaaagcaGACGCGcgcccgtttgggtcggcgcgttgggccaccTTTTGTGTTcgtgccgacccaaacggacggcggccgacgaaatgggtcgccccattgaagttgcCCTTACAACCAACACGAAGAGAAAAACAAGATAACTTGATGTTTATTCGCTAATTATACTACTCCCTCTATATCAAAATACTTGTAGTTGGGGAAAACTAGTACAAGTTTCCTCAATTAGAAATAATTCGGTATAGAGGGAGTAATACTCTTGCATGCAAATCATCGTGCTAAAGTCAGTTTATTTGCTAAACTAACAACTGCATTGTGCTTGGTATACTAAGTCATCGAAGGCACGTACGTCCTACGTCCTCTATTGGTTGATTTCTTTGTTCATGACAAGAAACAGGAAACAAGATGGGTATTAATGCATCGTAAGCGTTTTGGCATTATCTGATTTTCATAATGTGCCTAATGCACTGGTACAGAAGGTGTATCGTTCTGGGATGTTCCCAAGGCACATTTCACAGATAGTGCTACATTAGATTGTCATTTGTGTGGTCATTCTTTTTTCCTtaccttctccttttttgttttttggACGTTTCTTAATTTGGAAGGGATGGTTTCACAATGGATTTTCGcccttggttttctccaagaatataTATTAGACGCAATAAATTTTAGCTTACATTCTTTTTGTGATAGTTGGAACATCTACAACCAGAGTGAACAAATCCCACCTGACTTCCCCTAAACTTCCATGGGCGTGTCCGCATAGTGTTGCCCCGCCCCTCAAATGTCCTTTTTTGTAACCACAACCCTCACTTTGAAGTTCAAACATAACAAAAAAAATTGGAGTGCCTAGTTGAAACATAAAATTCATCGCTTTCGTGTATGGATCCAAATATTTTCCACAAAATTATTGAGTAGTTGTATGCACCTGTTGATCTCGAAgttactgatgcatatgtagaaagTTCACAACATGCTCCACATCTTGTTTCGGGAGGCATACTTGAACTCCGGGCTTCTCAGAATCATGCGTGGGGGATGCCCCATTGCCCTCATCCTCcacaatcatgttgtgcaagatgacataaCATGTCATCAGCTTCCAAGTGTCTCCGGTTTCCACATCATTGCACCTCCATGAGAAATACCCACAATGAGCTTGGTGCACTCCAAATGCTGTCTCCACATACTTCCTAGCACCTTATTGCATTTGTGCAAAGAGAAAGTGTTTGTTACCTCAGGGCTTGGATATAGTCTTCAGAAACACCGCCCACTGAGCATAGATGCCACCAGCAAGGTAGTTCCCATTTTCTAGCTGTGCTAGTTGCACGTCGAAGCATCCCcatcatagaagattttgaacaaaggagatagttggagcacattgatatcattgtgagaaccaggCGTGTGAAAGAAATCATGCCAAATCCACAAGTCCTTGTAAGCCAATGTTTCAAGTATGATGGTGGTCTCTTTAGTGTGACCTTTTACTACATGCGGAAACCTTTCGGGCGGTTCTTCCATTGGCAGTGCATGCAATTGGTTGAACCAAGCACACCTAGGAATCCTCTTGATGCTGCAATGCCCAACAAtttttttgtgttctccacaatTGGTTCTCTCAGGTACTCTAGTCCAAACACCTTCACCGCGGTGCCTGAAAAATTAACTATGGATTTGGTATCTCCCATCTGGAAGCCTTGCCGTCCAAGACATGGAAGCCGGGTCAGTGGAGGACTCCCCTCCACCGACGTAGCCAACTAGGTTTTGTAACCCCGGGCCCCCAATATGTTATAGAAGACAGGGCCGAGCTAGTCGATAGATATCACACAATCAAACCACCAAGCGAGAAGGAAGAAAAATCGAACCTCAGCTGACATGAGGAGCTAATGGATCGCCGGCAGCCGGTGATGGGAAACAGAGTACATCACAAACCCGAACAGGCACGAGGAGCTAATGTGCCGCCACCGTTGACAAAGATACCACCAACTCGAGAAAGCTTGAGGAAGCCCTAGCGATGAAGAAAAGAGAAATGGTATGTGagacaagcacaagagaagaataAGACCACCCCCATTATATGCGAGGACACCCCCACACTCCGCAGCAAACCAACATACAACCGACCCGGGACAAACCAAGACAAAGCCATCTGTCTACACAAACCCGAAGCATTCGAATCCCAATAGTTTGCCCAAAGGCTGCTACACAGCAGCCAAAAATAAGCCCGATCAGGAGAACGTAACAGTCGGGTAGGCAGATAACCCGAGCAGCCACCTCGGGAACACGCGAAGTGGCACACATGGTGCGATACCAACTCTATGAGCCATTAAGCATAAAACGCACAATAGGGCAAGGGAACCAAATGTCCGGGTGGGCCGAGAGGCCATGCAGGTGCCCCTCGAACATGCGAGGAGCCATGAGACCCTAGTCCGATGGGTCTCTCCGACCACCCGACACACATCACCCCGAGCCGCACTCGCGCGGGCCCGATTGGATTGGTTGAGACAGTTGGGCCGGGGCGAAGGACGTTGATAGGCGGACACGACCCGTCCCTCATGCGCGGGCCAACGCGTGAGACGACACACACAGGCGCGACCAAAAACATCACATGATGGTGGTCCTGAATGCGCCCATGGCTCACCGGTCATGGACCCCATAGAAAAAATGCCTGGGTGCATGCCGTCTGGGCAGATCGGACAGTGCGGAGCGCCCTATGGAGCCAGCCGCGGGAGGCCCTCATGATACAGATGATACGAAGGGCATTCCCGGGCAAAGAGTCTAGTGGGAGGCGAGTACTCCAGCATCCTCTATAGGAGTAATGCTATGAATGGGATCTCCTGTATCGCATCTTTGACATATTTTAGTAGTGGCTATGCCATCTCCATTAAATTTAACTTAATTTGTGAATATGGCATACACAATAAACTTTGGTTAATGGCATTTGCATGCCTTGTGACTGAGTCGATTCCAGcacatctcgggtagggggtcccgatctagcACTGCTAGGAAAGCCCCTATAGGTAACAACTTAACAATGGCACAGGTTATTTGGGCCGCGCTActcctacttagtagtagcgcggtcaaAAACCATGCGCTACTGGTAGggtatagtagtagcacgggtatAGTAGGCCCCCACTACTACTAAGTGGACCCCACCATGCCCCCTCAGTGCAGGCGGTAGTAG
The window above is part of the Triticum aestivum cultivar Chinese Spring chromosome 2A, IWGSC CS RefSeq v2.1, whole genome shotgun sequence genome. Proteins encoded here:
- the LOC123189943 gene encoding aldehyde dehydrogenase family 3 member F1 yields the protein MGSMATSVEEIGAAVAPQAVERRLGELRATFESGRTRPLSWRQSQLRGLLRLLADKEEEAFRALHDDLGKHRAEAYRDEVGVLTKSANAALREIGKWAAPEKVWVPLVAFPASAQVVPEPLGVVLIFSCWNFPLGLSLEPLIGAIAAGNAVALKPSELAPATARFLEENIGEYLDATAVKVIQGGPAVGEQLMEHRWDKVLFTGCPRVARVVMAAAAKHLTPVALELGGKCPCIFDAVAGRRNLQTSVNRVIFAKWSSCAGQACIAIDYVLVEERFAPTLIKVLKSTLKRFIADSDQMARIVNGRHFQRLSNLLKDPAVAASVLHGGGLDAKNLSIEPTILLNPPLDSAIMTEEIFGPLLPIITVKKIEDSIAFVRARPKPLAVYAFTDSAPLKRRIVEETSSGSVTFNDAVVQFGVDTLPFGGVGQSGFGQYHGKYSFEMFSHKKAVLRRGFLVEAMLRYPPWDEQKIAMMRHLFRYDYVRFIFTFLGLRR